A single window of Anopheles moucheti chromosome 2, idAnoMoucSN_F20_07, whole genome shotgun sequence DNA harbors:
- the LOC128310831 gene encoding probable phenylalanine--tRNA ligase, mitochondrial, translating to MLIFNFRQIVTRARRPLSASVCRNGKLPHTRYYGSQANINKDTIDLYRQQYIRDSWTNLTPKVLSHLDRNLHLQRNHPLSIVREKIVKYFYGAYLSPRGNPLFSVYDNLSPVVCVEQNFDQLLIPQDHPSRAKSDCYYVNKDYLLRAHTTAHQVELIQAGLDNFLVVGDVYRRDEIDATHYPVFHQLDAVRIVHQDKLFERNPELKIHETHYKTHLSNGNPTTGNGSPLTDCIDQHKQPCHTLEAVKLCEHEMKKVLVGLVQKLFGESIKYRWVDAYFPFTQPSWELEIYFNGNWLEILGCGITRNEILDRAGVQNSIAYAFGVGLERLAMILFDIPDIRLFWSKDSGFLNQFRDDRIVKYKPISSYPQCSNDLSFWLPEGMSAEQFALNDFYDIVRSVGGDIVEQVTLIDRFTHPKTGKSSLCFRIVYRHMERTLTQAEVNVVHAKIGSELVDTYHVSIR from the exons AtgttaattttcaatttccgACAAATTGTGACTCGTGCGAGGCGGCCACTTTCTGCGAGCGTGTGCCGCAATGGAAAGCTGCCACATACACGCTACTATGGCAGCCAGGCAAACATCAACAAAGACACAATCGATCTGTACCGGCAGCAGTACATTCGTGACTCGTGGACGAACCTAACGCCAAAGGTTTTGTCCCATCTGGACCGCAACCTCCATCTGCAACGTAACCATCCTCTATCGATTGTGCGGGAAAAGATTGTGAAATACTTTTACGGTGCTTATCTAAGTCCACGTGGAAACCCGCTGTTTAGTGTGTACGACAACCTCAGTCCGGTAGTTTGTGTGGAGCAAAACTTTGACCAGCTGCTGATTCCGCAGGACCATCCGAGCCGGGCCAAGAGTGACTGTTACTATGTGAACAAAGATTATCTGCTGCGTGCACATACCACCGCACACCAGGTCGAATTGATCCAAGCCGGTTTGGACAATTTTCTTGTCGTCGGTGACGTGTATCGTCGTGATGAAATCGATGCAACGCACTACCCGGTGTTTCATCAGCTAGATGCCGTCCGTATCGTGCACCAAGACAAGCTGTTTGAACGCAACCCAGAGctaaaaattcatgaaacgCACTACAAAACACATCTGTCGAACGGAAACCCAACGACGGGCAATGGCAGCCCTTTGACGGACTGCATCGACCAGCACAAGCAGCCATGCCATACGCTCGAAGCGGTGAAGCTTTGTGAGCATGAGATGAAAAAGGTTTTGGTAGGGCTCGTCCAGAAGTTGTTCGGCGAAAGCATCAAGTACCGCTGGGTGGACGCATATTTTCCCTTTACGCAGCCTTCATGGGAGTTGGAAATATATTTCAACGGTAACTGGCTCGAAATACTCGGTTGTGGCATTACGCGGAATGAAATTCTCGATCGTGCCGGAGTGCAGAACTCGATAGCGTATGCGTTCGGCGTAGGATTGGAGCGTTTGGCTATGATTCTGTTCGACATACCGGACATACGACTGTTTTGGAGCAAGGATAGTGGCTTTCTGAATCAGTTTCGGGACGATCGAATCGTCAAGTATAAGCCAATCTCGTCGTATCCTCAGTGCAGCAACGATTTATCGTTTTGGCTACCGGAAGGTATGTCTGCCGAACAATTTGCGCTGAACGATTTCTACGACATAGTGCGAAGTGTCGGTGGTGACATTGTTGAACAG GTTACGTTAATCGACCGCTTTACTCATCCAAAAACGGGCAAGAGCAGTCTTTGCTTCCGTATCGTCTATCGTCACATGGAGCGAACGTTGACACAGGCGGAGGTGAACGTAGTGCATGCAAAGATAGGTTCGGAACTAGTTGATACTTACCATGTTAGCATACGATAA